A stretch of DNA from Ovis aries strain OAR_USU_Benz2616 breed Rambouillet chromosome 14, ARS-UI_Ramb_v3.0, whole genome shotgun sequence:
GCTATAAATGTCACTCTTTGTGCAAGTCGGTTGATACAGTCCCTCCAAAGGGCCATTCCTCTCCAGGAACAATTAAGTCTTGGGTGGGCAAAGAGGAAACCCCCAGGCTCTTTTTTGTGGCTCTCTTCCCTGACCTGAGCCTTTCTCCACTATTCACACTCTGTGCCCAAGGCAGTTCTCCAGGGAGAGAAGATTCCTCTCCATTCCCAAACTGACAGAAAAGCTTGACCTGCCGCAAAACCACTATTTCATAAGATGCTAATGTTGAGTGTGGAAAACAAGACAACAAATGGTGTTGTTTTGGGTATAGGTAGCTGGATGGTAAGAGGGATCAGAAATTCTCTCTGCAATTTGTAAAGCAGTTAGCAGTTTTCAGAGCAAGAGGTTAGAGGGAAGAAAACCCCTGAAGACTTTTTTTCCCTGCAGAGCTCGTCTGGAAGCCCGTAGCAAAGGTTTCTAGTTTTTCCTCACCAGGAGGACAAAGTCTCTTTAGGAAGAGCAGTTAGTTTTTGTGAAGGGGAGACTTGTTGATTTCAAAACTGTGGACCCCGCTGGAATATAATTTTCTCGCCTTACTTTTGCTTCCTCTGAGGCTTTGTGGAAATCCAGCTGTCTTCCAGCCTCAGGTGGGAGGAATCGTCAAAGGGGGGCAGGGTGAGGTGAGGCCCCAGAGCAGAGGTTCCGCGAGAATTTGAATCTAATTTGGGTAAAGTCGCGGTGTGGCCGCCTCCCCTCGCTCACTCTTTGAGTTCATGCACTGTAGGTCTTGTACCCACGTAGAGTACGTAACAAGTGGACGGAAACCGTTCCTCCAACCTCCGTGGAGCTTAACTTTTAGTGGGGAAGACCCGCAGTAAACAAGACCTGTCCCGAAAGGAATGCGTTCCCAGGTATCTTGGAGAGGTAGCTTGTGGATAATGTCCAGCTTCGGCCCAAATCTACAGACTCCGCCTGGTTAGTTGCTAAGGACTCCCGCCGTTGCGAGGCACCGGCCCTGCCTGCGGGGTATCGCGATGGTTCTCGAGACTTCGCGCGGGATCGTGCAGTCGTTGCCTGGAGACGGCGCATCCTGGGAAGGCCGGGCACTTTGGTTTGTTGGTCCACGCAGGCGGGAAACCACAACCATGGTGAGGCGGTCTCATAGGGTCCGCGCCGGAGCCCTAGGGCTCAGGGGTCGGCTGGCCTTGGGCGCTGGGAGTCCCCGGGACGGGAGATCTGGAGCTTTGGGGTCTTGGAGCTGCGGGCTTGGTGCtctagggggtggggggcggggtgtccTCGCAGACGCGGCTTCCCCGTGGAGCTGAGAGACTTGGTCTCTCCAGAATCTTGTACACACCCGGGTGGTGGTCAGAGAGCACCGTCTCTCCCGCCCCCAGACCTAGGGACTGGTGTGCACGTGTCCGGACCGGAAAACCTGGGTCGAGTGGCTACCCTACCTGGAATGGAAGGCTCATTGATCAGATCCTTGGGAAACAGAGGTCCTCCAGCCTCTGGGATCGGGAACCTGGGGTATACCATGGTGGCCAGAGGGTCCTGACAGCGGTTCCAGCGCACGTAAAGTCCCCAGGGCAGAGCTTGGGCAAACCTGAGAGGAGTCAGGCGGGAACTGAGCAGAGTGGAGCTTGCTGCCTCTGGGCTTCTCAGTCCCCACCCCTCTGTGGTAGGGCTCTCAGCTGCTCACTCCCCCCTGTGCTGTATGGGCTGTAGGTCACCCAGTTTCCAGGCAGGTGTGGCAGGGTGGCCATCAGTGCGGGGACCCCTCTGTGTGTGGGGGCCCCAGGGGCTCTAGAGGCCCCAACCACTGCCTTACTCCCAGATGCTGAGTAAGCTCCTGGGCTCTTCTGATGGGTTGGACTTCTTGGAGTAGAGGGTTAGAAAGAGGGCAGTGTTTTAGGAGTGAAGATTTCAGCGGTTCTGTCTTTTGCAAGTCAGCTGGGAAAAGATCACCAAAATACATCTACTTTCACTAACTTGAGGGAAATAtgcatgattttcctttttttttttttttgttactatgCTTTCTAACATTTCCTCATAAACTTTTTTGGTAATAAAAATGTTACAGAGACGTGCAGATGCATGCCTCTTTATAGACAAAAGCATGAGCCACAGAAACTTGTGAGAAGTGAGGGCAGAGGATAAGGCGTTAGTTTTCTTTCTGTTGAGTGGCCCCTGGAGACGCAGTGGGGCAGAAGGTCCCCTCTGGCACCGTGGAGAAGTGGTTAAAAGCAGGCGTCACCGCACTGACAGAGCCCACAGTGTGTGAGTGCCAGTCTGTGCCAGCAGTCTTCACCCCCGGTCTCTGAGGCACCCACCTTGCGCCCATGGAGCGATATATTGCAGGTTTCTCTCTGGCACTTGCCAAGCACTATAGTCTGTGCTGCTGGGGATACTCCTTTGTGAGGCCGAGTAGCTTTTGCTCCACACCAAGGAAGTCTCTGCTGTATACAAGGAACATgttctccctcttcctttctgAGGGGAAGCAATATTCTCTTCTGAGAAGGGAGatttctctttgctgtccacAGAATATGCCTGTGGTTAAGGATGGGAAACCTTAGGGCAGAGTGAGGCGGCCCGGGTGGAAGCCTGAGACAGTGGGCAGTCAGATAGAGGTTCCAGGCAGAAATTCCTCTCCCGAATGGCCCTGAAAGGGAATGAACCAGCCAGAAGTGAACCCTAACCCGACCATGTATTCTTCAATCCAAGGCGcccaaaaagaaagggaagaaaggcaAAGGCAAAGGCACTCCGATTGTTGATGGGCTGGCTCCGGAGGACATGAGCAAGGAGCAGGTGAGCGGGCTGGCTGGGCCACGGCCCCTTGCTGGGGCAGGTGGGATGGGTTTGCTGCCCCACGCTGGTCCTAGGAAGTTCTTTTAGACTGCAGCACCCCGGCTCCTTGTCTGCTTCCCCTCAGTCTGGCTCCTGCCGTCTGCCCACACCAGGACATGTGAAACAATGCAGCACGTGTGATGGGTAAACTTTCCGCTAGGGTAGTAGGAACTTGGAAGGAAATGTTTTTCTGATATAAAgctattttaagttttctttcattcttacCCTTTTTAGGCCCCTACTGTTTACGGAGATGTTAATCATAGTATATACACTTACAGCATTCTCATTTATTTGATTTACCATTAAACACTGTGAGTTATTTTAGGCCGCATGTTCATTTCGATGACATTAAGAGCTAGGGAACATGATTTGattaattacagtttcaattgaAAGGCTCCCAAAACCTATAACTTGCGCAACCCATGAGAGCAGATGTGGTCTGGAAGTGTTCATGACCCTTACTTACTTTTGATGGTTttaagataaaagaaatcaaGGGAGATTCAACAAGGCATAAGACCTGAAGATGGAGAGCTGGGCAGAGGCCCTTGAAAGTGGTGAACAGGCTCTCTTTCTCACACAGGGAAGCCATCGGCAGTCTGTAGAGGGTAATGAGGTCAGGCTGTGCTTCGAGGGGGTCACTGGGGATGCCTCATGGAGGTTGGCTTACCCGCTGTGTCACCCCAACAATCAGACTGTTTCCTGCCTACAGGTTTACTTCCTGTCCTGTGACACGGCAGGGGTCAGTCTGCAGAGCTTGGAGGCTCTCGGGGTCCAGGCAGTAGTAAGATGAGAGATTCAGGCCAGCTGTGGTCagatctgaatttggcaataaggagttcatgatctgagccacagtcagctgccagtgttgtttttgctgactgtatagagcttttccgtCTTTGACTtccaagaatataatcactctgatttcggtgatggccatctggtgatgtccatgtgtagagtcttctcttgtgttgttggaacagggtgtttgctatgaccagtgcgttcttttggcaaaactctattagcctttgccctgcttcattctgtactccaaggccaaatttgcctggtactccaggtgtttcttgacttcctagttttgcattccagtcccctataatgaaaaggacatctttttttgggtgttagttctaaatggtcttgtagatcttcatagaacattcaacttcagcttcttcagcattactggttggggcatagacttggattattgccaaattcagacttaaattaaagaaagtaggcaaaaccactagaccgttcaggtatgacctaaatcaaatcccttatgactatacagtggaagtgagaaatagatttaagggactagatctgatagacagagtgcctgatgaactatggacagaggttcgtgatattttacaggagacagggagcaagaccatccccaagaaaacgaaatgcaaaaaagcaaaatgactgtgtgaggaggctttacatgtgtgaggaggctttacatgtgtgaaaagaagagaagtgaaaagcaaaggagaaaaggaaagatatacccatttgaatgcagagttccaaagaatagaaaggagagataagaaagccttcctcagtgatcagtgcaaagaaatagaggaaaataatagaatgggaaagactagagatctctttaagaaaattagagatactaagagaacatttcatgcaaagatgggcacaatgaaggacagaaatggtatggacctaacagaagcagaagatattaagaagaggtggcaagaatacacagaagaactgtacaaaaaagatcttcataatccagaaaatcatgatgatgtggtcactcacttagagccagacatcctggaatgtgaagtcaagtgggccttagaaagcatcattacaaacaaaactagtggagatgatggaattctagttgagctatttcaaattctagaagatgatgctgtgaaagtgcagcactcaatatgccagcaaatttggaaaactcagcggtggccacgggactggaaaaggtcagttttcattccaatcccaaagaaaggcaatgccaaagaatgctcatactaccacacaattgcactcatctcacatgctagcaaagtaatgctcaaaattctccaagccaggcttcggcaatatgtgaaccatgaaattccagatgttcaagctggttttagaaaaggcagagaaaccagagatcaaattgccaacatccgctggatcatggaaaaagcaagagagttccagaaaacatctatttctgctttattgactatgccaaagcttttgactgtgtggatcacaagaaactgtggaaaattctggaagagatgggaataccagaccacctgacttgactcttgagaaatgtgtatgcaggtcaggaagcaacagttagaattggatatggaacaacagactggttccaaatagaaaaaggagtacatcaaggctgtatattgtcaccctgcttatttaacttctattcagagtacatcatgagaaacactgggctggaggaagcacaagctggaatcaagattgctgggaggaatatcaataatctcatgtatgcagatgacaccagccttatggcagaaagtgaagaagaactaaagagcctcttggtgaaagtgaaagagagtgaaaaagttggcttaaagctcaacattcagaaaacaaagatcatggcatctggtcccatcacttcatggcaaatagatggggaaacagtggaaacagtgtcagactttattttgggggagctccaaaattactgcagatggtgactgcagccatgaaattaaagatgcttacttcttggaagaaacgttatgaccaacctagacagaatattaaaaagcagagatgttactttgccaacaaagttccgtctagtcaaggctatggtttttccagtagtcatgtatggatgtgagagttggaatgtaaagaaagctgagggccgaagaattgatgcttttgaactgtggtgctggagaagactcttgacagtcccttgaaccgcaaggagatccaattggtccatcctaaaggagatcagccctgggtgttctttggaaggaatgatgttgaagctgaaactccaatactttggccacctgatatgaagaacagactcattggaaaagatcctgatgctgggaaagactgaggcaggaggagaaggggacgacagaggatgagatggttggatggcatcacagacttgatggacatgagtttgggtaaactccgggagatggtgatggacagggaggcctggcgtgctgcgattcatggagtcacaaagagtcggacacgactgagcgactgaactgaactgtcgcCGAGTTGCTGCAGGATTACCCTGTGGGCGTTGGGCTCCAGAGCTGTTTTCTCATATTTGAAGACAAGTGAGAAATCCAGATATTTATAAGAAGTCTAAATATCGAGTGAAGGAACATCCAGTGTGAACCAGAGTCAGGAGGAGCCTGGCTTAGATGATTCATTTGAGTAACACAAAGGCAGCAAGCTCGCAGGTCAGGACTTTTCCTGGGGAGCCAAGCCCCATCCCAGCCCTAGTCCTTGCAGCCTCCTGGCTGCCCTTCCTTGCTGAGTTGTTGTCTTGGCCCTCTCTTGAAGTAAGACATCTGGTTTCCTTGTAGGGAACATGGTTATCAAAAGAGGGAAACTTTACAGCCTGGGCCTGAGGCTATGCTCAAAAGATAACTAATTCTTGCAGGTGAGAGTCTCAAGAAACTGGAAatctgtccttttttctttttcttttcttttttttttttttttaacctatttgcAGATTTGCATTTGGCTCTGGATCAAACCCTCTTGACTGTTTCAGATCTACTGGTTTTGTCTGCTATTTTTTGCTTGACGTGTATCCTTAAAGGTGAaaggtttttacattttatatcatttgtatgaaaatatttgcatCATTGTCATATCTTTGTATCATAGGCCCATATGACCTTCTGGCTGATATATTCTTGTTTCTCAACCATGCTGTTTAGAAGCAGCTTGGATCGTGTGTCCATTTTAGTTGTCTGCTCTTGTGCTAACAGTGTTGCTAATACCTTTAAGTGGAACACTACTGTGTTCTTTTGAGAAATTTCTTTAGTGTAAATTCCCAAGGATGCATAAAAGGATATAATCATATTTTGACTGTTGGCCAAATACAAGAGATTTCTGCTGTCTGCTGATGTCCCCTGTTCCTGAGGCTTCCCAGCACTCTGTGTTAGGTTCTCACTTTACACTCATGGTTTACTTTGAGATGAGAGTAGCGCCCCCCACCGTCTTCCTGGCCTTTCTCTGCCCACCCTCCCCTGGTCACGGGTGGGCCCTCTGGCTGCCTCAACCCGCTCTGCCCACCAGGTGGAGGAGCACATCGGCCGCATCCGGGAGGAGCTGGACCGCGAGCGAGAGGAGCGCAACTACTTCCAGCTGGAGCGCGACAAGATCCACACTTTCTGGGAGATCACACGGAGGCAGCTGGAGGAGAAGAAGGCCGAGCTGCGGAACAAGGACCGGGAGATGGAGGAGGCCGAGGAGAGGCACCAGGTGGAGATTAAGGTGAGGGGGCTGGCCCAATCCCATGGGAGTCGCTGCGCAACAGAGGAGCTGGCCTGAGGTCCAGGGGCATGGTCATGCCTTGCTTTGGGCGGTCACGCCTTTTGTGTCCTTTGACATTGGGAACTTGAAggtattttttaataacaaagcAGGTGTGTCCAGCTAAGCACGTGAGCCTACGTGTGCAGGTGAGAAGTCGTGTAGAGGTGCGCAGGTGGGCATGTGTGTTCAAGCGAGCCTGTGTGTGCAGGCGAGCCTGTGTGCACAGGCGAGCATATGTGTGTGCAGGTGAGTGGACAGAGCAGGTGAGCAGCGGCACTCCCTCACCCCCAGGTCTACAAGCAGAAGGTGAAGCACCTGCTGTACGAGCATCAGAGCAGCCTGACGGAGATGAAGGCGGAGGGCACCGTGGTCATGAAGCTGGCGCAGAAGGAGCACCGTGCACAGGAGGGGACGCTGCGCCGGGACATGCGGGCACTGAAGGTGGAGCTGAAGGAGCAGGAGCTGGCCAACGAGGTGATGGTGAAGAACCTGCGGCTGGTAGGTGCCAGGGCAGCTGTGAACGTGTCGGGACTTAGCCACACCTGGGAATTCATGGTTCTGTATAAAAAGATTGCCGGTGGGCAATTAACTGAAATGTTCAGCAACAACAATTGCATCAGCCAAATAAACCCCTCTGGGGCCAGGTGCAGAGTTCTGTCTCAGACTTGAGTGACCGGTTGACTTCCCGACAGGGAGATCCAGCCTGGGCCGCTCTCCACGTGCTGCTGATCCCATGCCCCTGGAGTGAGCCGCCCGCCAGCCCTTCAGCTGGGGTGGCCTTGGTCCTGTGAGCATGCTGAAAAGCACCTCACTGGCCTTGGAGACTCTTTGATCCTTTCAGAGGGAGGCTGAGGGGCTCTGGGTGGAGGTTGGAATTCCTTCTTAAGTgcctgtagcacaccaggcctggcTCAGATTGTGGGTGCTCAGAGGGTGGGGCTGACAGAATGCCTGCCCATGTGTGGCTGACAGTCAGGAGAGGACAGGCTTCCCcaagacagaaaacaaagtaaaCTGCCAAACACACGTCACAGGTCCCGGGCATGCGTGCTCCAGGAGATGTGGGAAGAGAGGTGGTTGCGTTTCTCTACAGGTTCTGTGAATTCATTGAGAAGGTGACACCCAAGCAAAGGTGGGGGAAGACAGGGCTGAGCCAGGCTAGGGGCGACCAGGCCGTGAGAAAGGTTGGGATGGACCAGCACGAAGGCTGCAAGGAATGAGGAGGCTGTGGACAGGACTGGGGCTTTGACCACCCTGCTGTACCTGAGTTGGGGACCTCTGGAGGGCCTGGACAAAGGGAGGATGTGTCCAACTTTGGCTTTCAAAGGTTCTCCTGGCTGTGAGTTGAAAGACTTTTGTCAATACGTTTGCTATATGTCTGGACGCAGCCCAGCCTCAACTGAATCTGGGAACATAATGCAGAGTTTTCCTTGAAGCTTGAGGGTGCTGAAGATGTGGTTCCTCGAGGGGCCTGGCTGTTTTGACAGAAGCACAGCATGGGCTGGCTTCTACCGAGTGTAGTCTCTGCTTACCCAAGGCACGGTGTGGAATAGTTACATGCTCAGAGTGCCTCTTGGCatgaaaataaagtataatttaagCCTTTTATTCAAACTTTATAGCTGTCCGAGTAGTTTGTCCTGGCATTCGAAGCCAGAGCAGATCAGCAGCACACGGGGTGCCTGCAGCTCTGGGTGGGCCTGGTCCTGCTGCCCAGCCCGCGGGCACAGCCAGGGTGTGGGCGCCATCAGCATCTTGCCCAGCCCATTAAGAAATGTGGACTTTCCCAGACCCTCGTTCCTCTGGGCTGGTCCTGAGCTTGGGGTGAGGGTCCAGCCAGAGCAGCAGCCGCACAGGCTGCTGGTGCTAGTGAGGAGGGGGCCTGCCGCAGCGCCGGTGTCTGTCCTGTCCCGACTGGCCTCCAGTGACAGCCTGCTTCTGCCTCTGCAGAAACACACCGAGGAGATCACCAAGATGCGCAACGACTTTGAGAGGCAGGTGCGAGGTCAGTGCTTCCTGCGCTCCACTGTGTAAGGCAGCCCGAGAGCCCCTCCTGTCAGGAAGGAACTGCCCTCCAGTTAAAACAGCCCAGACATGTGGAGTGAGAGGACGTGGTCATTTCTAAGGCTGGTGTCTGTGGGAAGTGGGAGGCTGGGAGGACCCCCTCACCCCCCTGCCCTGGCACACAGTGACTCCTGGAGCAGGTCGCCCAGCTAGGGGGAGGCATGCTGTCCCTCCTGTCCTGCAGAGGCGCCGACCTCAGCCACAGTCTGGCTGGATGGCCGTGGTCCATGTCCCCTGGCACTGGGTGACGCTTGGCTGTTGGGATCCCCGAGGCAGGGACTGATCAGCGGTGCCTGCAACAGGCAGAGGAGGGCATGTGCTGGTGCCACACAGCAGGAGAAGCACCCCGCCCTGACCCCCTGTCAGCAGCCTCCATCCCCTGGGAGGTCTCCTGTCTTGGGCACAGCCGCCATCTGTTCTCGTCGCCACGGCACCAGGGGTTCTGCTCAGTTGCTCTGGGTGCTGCTCCCTTTCAGAAATCGAGGCCAAGTACGACAAGAAGATGAAGATGCTTCGGGACGAGCTCGACCTGCGTAGGAAGACAGAGATACACGaggtggaggagaggaagaaCGGCCAGATCACCACGCTGATGCAGCGACACGAGGAGGCCTTCACCGACATCAAGAACTACTACAACGACATCACCCTCAACAACCTGGCTCTCATCAACTCCCTCAAGGTGCCGCCGGGGCTGCCTGCCACCTCGGGCCCACACCCCTGCTCGTAGACACACCTGGCCTTCAGCGGCCCCTGATTGAAACGCACAGATTGTGAGTCCCCTCACGTGGTGGGGAAGTCATAGGCCCATGCGCACCAGGGGTCTCGTCGCACCTAAGTGCTGGTAGTAAACACAGCGGAAGCTCTGCTTGCATGTAGGCCGCATTACTAGAGAATTCAGAAACTATTCTCCGTGTTTACACACGGAACACATGCCCCAGGACCATCCTCTCTGGGCAGGAGAGCTCGCAGCCCCCGTGCAGGCCACAGCCCCCAGTCCTGCCACCAACATCCCCCTCCCGCTCCTCCCCTGGCGCCCCCAGGAGCAGATGGAGGAcatgaggaagaaggaggagcacatggagaaggagatgacggAGGTGGCCATGCAGAACCGGCGCCTGGCGGACCCCCTGCAGAAGGCTCGGGAGGAGATGAATGACATGCAGAAGAAGCTCGGGGGCTATGAGAGGGACAAGCAGATCCTGGTGGTGGGTTTCCGCTGCattcccaggcctccctggtgtGAAGGGGCAGGAAGGTCGGGCAGGTGTCTCCCGAGTCCCAGAGTGGAGGTGCTGAACCCCTCTGTCCCCTGCCTGGTGACCTCCTGGGGGCACATGGGGTTGGCACCTGTTCT
This window harbors:
- the GAS8 gene encoding dynein regulatory complex subunit 4 is translated as MAPKKKGKKGKGKGTPIVDGLAPEDMSKEQVEEHIGRIREELDREREERNYFQLERDKIHTFWEITRRQLEEKKAELRNKDREMEEAEERHQVEIKVYKQKVKHLLYEHQSSLTEMKAEGTVVMKLAQKEHRAQEGTLRRDMRALKVELKEQELANEVMVKNLRLKHTEEITKMRNDFERQVREIEAKYDKKMKMLRDELDLRRKTEIHEVEERKNGQITTLMQRHEEAFTDIKNYYNDITLNNLALINSLKEQMEDMRKKEEHMEKEMTEVAMQNRRLADPLQKAREEMNDMQKKLGGYERDKQILVCTKARLKVTEKELKSLRWEHEVLEQRFIKVQQERDDLYQKFTTAILEVQQKAGFRNLILERKVQALVAAVEKKEVQFNEVLAASNLDPAALTLVSRKLEDVLESKNSAIKDLQYELARVCKAHNDLLRTYEAKLLAFGVPLDNVGFKPLETAVIGQTLGQGPAGLVGTPT